A window from Catalinimonas alkaloidigena encodes these proteins:
- a CDS encoding outer membrane beta-barrel protein, with the protein MRSSFLFLLPLSFLLVFSGQAQPIYRPGAVITLQGDTLHGQIGETSTSKMTREVLFRPEGPAGSRIRYTPEEIRGFVIEQDRVYTAQPVHHAKGVTTRFLQEIVVGRVTLYETQLASLKSVYAIGNGDSVVALPNDRKFHGTLNTIFSDCAALRLNNLEAQKKYRYDLRTLTRLVTDYTACTSSQPVQIRRRHAPASVTGGIYAGANLYQIINFASTQSEAQGVYSQEVGGEAGLYGRVTLGHVGVQASLGYASLHGEKIYVNFWGDEYRYQVATQLIRLPLTVQYHLFPGHFTPFVAAGGHLQYLLHQEGSRTTANGTSTYLLDVSDLSYGTSFGIGLHVPLAPVALQIQLKRHRSRLLKYQANYGEENARINLYQLSLGVEF; encoded by the coding sequence ATGCGATCTAGCTTTCTTTTTTTACTGCCACTGTCCTTTTTACTGGTTTTTTCTGGACAGGCACAACCCATCTATCGGCCCGGTGCCGTCATCACGCTTCAGGGCGATACGCTGCACGGCCAGATCGGCGAAACTTCAACGTCGAAAATGACCCGCGAGGTGCTTTTCAGGCCGGAGGGTCCAGCGGGTAGCAGGATACGCTACACCCCGGAAGAGATCCGCGGGTTCGTGATCGAACAGGACCGGGTCTATACCGCGCAACCGGTACATCATGCCAAGGGCGTTACGACCCGCTTCCTTCAGGAAATTGTAGTGGGCCGTGTCACGTTATACGAAACCCAGTTGGCTTCCTTAAAATCTGTCTATGCCATCGGGAATGGCGACTCAGTAGTTGCCCTGCCCAACGACCGTAAATTCCACGGCACGTTAAACACGATTTTTAGCGATTGCGCCGCCCTGCGCCTGAACAACCTGGAGGCACAAAAAAAATACCGTTATGACCTGCGTACGCTAACGCGCCTGGTTACCGACTATACCGCCTGTACTTCGTCGCAGCCGGTCCAAATTCGCCGTCGCCACGCACCTGCTTCGGTGACGGGCGGGATTTACGCGGGCGCGAACCTGTACCAGATCATCAACTTCGCTTCGACGCAGAGCGAAGCGCAAGGTGTTTATAGCCAGGAAGTCGGCGGAGAAGCTGGTTTGTACGGTCGCGTCACGTTAGGGCACGTAGGCGTACAAGCTTCGTTAGGCTACGCGTCGCTGCACGGAGAAAAAATCTACGTAAATTTTTGGGGTGACGAGTACCGCTATCAGGTTGCTACCCAACTGATCCGCCTTCCGCTTACTGTGCAATACCATCTGTTTCCGGGGCATTTCACCCCCTTTGTAGCGGCAGGTGGTCACCTACAATATTTGTTGCATCAGGAAGGCAGCCGGACAACTGCCAACGGCACGAGCACTTATCTTCTGGATGTAAGCGATCTTTCGTACGGGACGTCTTTCGGCATCGGCCTGCACGTGCCACTTGCGCCGGTTGCCCTGCAAATTCAGCTAAAAAGACATCGCTCACGCCTCCTGAAATACCAGGCGAACTACGGAGAAGAGAACGCCCGCATCAATCTGTATCAGCTGTCGTTGGGCGTAGAATTCTAG
- a CDS encoding FUSC family protein: MRRALADYFRSIDFDRSIIVVVAMALPLGVLYALGNFSPAPGLIMGVFLCSPSDVPGSRRHRSLSILITLAIVLVTTLLMHLSFVSLWVVLPLMSLLVFGNAMVSVYGFRASLVSFSGLFAVILALARPLEMPALWPHLGFMTLGGLWYWCVTWVAHALMARKHNQMILAECMRLTARYLRVRAQLVPAPDHALSLQKELLDLQSQLNEKHEKLREIFITDREASGSSHFAEKYILIFIELVDILELAMANPANYEKLNAFFTGIPADLQPFVRILNGMAQRLDELAEAVNRQRTIRTSPDFTKLFEAARGSIARYLAAYETTHSADQVQEGAIILRNLLDYEQKQHQKIESIERVLSDLIDQEQVRLRSKDAEKFITTQDYDPQIFRQNLNPQSTIFRHSVRLTATVLLGFALGRWFQIQNAYWIVLTIIVIMRPSYGLTKSRSKERVYGTLIGCVVAVGVVLLVDNRVVYGVLAGVSFVIAFSLLQRNYRNSAIFVTLNIVFLYVLIQPDAFQVIQYRFLDTALGAGMSFLASLLLWPSWEAASIRKFILKTLRANRTYLQEISHFYQHKAELPTSYKLARKEAFLAIGDLSAAFQRMNQEPKSKRQHYAKHYEMVVLNHTFLTALTAMGTFIQNHITSEKSEHVQAYFDSIDNRLEAAQAYLERRAPQLADVQRQLVEANAYMEQRLQEYTQVESQWLVAEPTSVSEQVRHEVQEARLMTHHLRWMYSLSESMVQTAQALSAGRSDGRDQT, encoded by the coding sequence ATGCGTAGGGCGTTGGCGGACTATTTCCGCAGCATTGATTTTGACCGCAGTATCATCGTGGTGGTGGCCATGGCCCTCCCGTTGGGAGTGTTGTATGCGCTGGGCAATTTTTCGCCCGCCCCTGGCCTGATCATGGGGGTTTTTCTGTGTTCGCCCAGCGACGTACCGGGCAGCCGCCGACACCGTTCGCTGAGCATCCTGATTACACTGGCGATTGTGTTGGTCACCACCTTGCTGATGCACCTCTCGTTTGTGTCCCTGTGGGTAGTACTACCCCTGATGTCACTGCTGGTGTTCGGCAACGCCATGGTATCAGTCTACGGGTTCCGCGCTTCGCTGGTGAGTTTCTCCGGACTGTTTGCGGTGATTCTGGCCCTGGCACGGCCGCTGGAAATGCCTGCGTTGTGGCCTCACCTTGGCTTTATGACTTTGGGCGGGTTGTGGTACTGGTGCGTGACGTGGGTGGCGCATGCGCTGATGGCGCGCAAGCACAACCAGATGATTCTGGCCGAATGCATGCGGCTGACGGCGCGTTACCTGCGCGTGCGGGCACAATTGGTGCCTGCCCCCGACCATGCGCTGTCCCTTCAAAAAGAACTGCTCGACCTGCAAAGTCAGCTCAACGAAAAACACGAAAAGCTGCGGGAGATTTTCATCACCGACCGGGAAGCGTCGGGTAGCTCGCACTTTGCCGAGAAGTACATTCTTATTTTCATCGAACTGGTCGACATTCTGGAGCTGGCCATGGCCAACCCGGCCAATTACGAGAAGCTCAACGCCTTTTTTACGGGCATCCCCGCCGACCTGCAACCGTTCGTGCGGATTCTCAACGGCATGGCGCAACGGTTGGACGAGTTGGCGGAGGCAGTCAATCGGCAGCGCACCATCCGGACCAGCCCGGATTTCACTAAGCTGTTCGAGGCGGCCCGGGGCAGCATTGCCCGCTACCTCGCGGCCTACGAAACCACCCACAGTGCCGACCAGGTTCAGGAAGGGGCCATCATCTTGCGCAACCTGCTGGACTACGAACAGAAACAGCACCAGAAGATCGAGAGCATCGAACGCGTGTTAAGTGACCTGATCGACCAAGAGCAAGTACGGTTGCGCAGCAAAGACGCCGAGAAGTTCATCACCACGCAGGACTACGATCCACAGATTTTCCGGCAGAACCTCAATCCCCAGTCCACGATTTTCCGCCATTCGGTGCGCCTCACGGCCACGGTGCTGCTGGGCTTTGCGCTCGGTCGATGGTTTCAGATCCAGAATGCCTACTGGATTGTCCTGACGATTATCGTGATTATGCGGCCGAGCTACGGTCTGACCAAAAGCCGGTCGAAAGAGCGGGTCTACGGCACGTTGATCGGGTGTGTGGTGGCGGTCGGCGTGGTGCTGCTGGTCGACAACCGCGTGGTATACGGCGTACTGGCTGGCGTTTCGTTCGTGATCGCCTTTTCGTTGCTCCAGCGGAATTACCGCAACTCGGCCATTTTCGTGACGCTGAACATCGTTTTTTTGTACGTGCTGATTCAGCCGGACGCTTTTCAGGTGATTCAGTACCGATTTCTGGATACGGCCCTCGGTGCGGGAATGTCGTTTCTGGCGAGTCTGTTGCTTTGGCCCAGTTGGGAGGCCGCCAGCATCCGAAAGTTCATTCTCAAAACCCTGCGTGCCAACCGAACTTACTTACAGGAAATCAGCCACTTCTACCAACACAAGGCCGAGCTGCCCACGTCCTACAAACTGGCGCGGAAGGAGGCGTTTCTGGCGATTGGCGACCTGAGTGCGGCCTTTCAGCGGATGAACCAGGAACCGAAGTCGAAGCGGCAGCACTACGCCAAGCATTACGAAATGGTGGTGCTCAATCACACGTTCCTGACGGCCCTGACGGCGATGGGGACGTTCATCCAGAACCACATCACCAGCGAAAAATCGGAGCATGTGCAGGCCTACTTCGACAGCATCGACAACCGGCTGGAAGCCGCACAAGCCTACCTGGAGCGCAGAGCGCCGCAACTGGCAGACGTACAGCGGCAACTTGTGGAGGCCAATGCTTACATGGAGCAGCGGTTGCAGGAATACACCCAGGTCGAAAGTCAGTGGCTCGTTGCCGAGCCAACGTCAGTCAGCGAGCAGGTGCGCCACGAAGTGCAGGAAGCCCGGCTGATGACCCACCACCTCCGCTGGATGTATTCTTTATCGGAGAGCATGGTGCAGACGGCACAGGCGCTGTCGGCCGGAAGGTCTGACGGGAGAGACCAAACGTAA
- a CDS encoding two-component regulator propeller domain-containing protein, with protein sequence MVRIILGVVLWAGLGIGGGQLGAQTLYFSTLSVRDGLPAPQTTAIVQDAYGFLWLGTSQGLARYDGYRFQAFPRGDSMSFPASLGINALVAAGDTLWIGTWKGLYKMSVVTFQTTRVDVGAENTIRCLYQDRQGDVWVGSSGGLWHFPRHGGAGQHFTQHNSRLSHNTVRALYQDRTGTLWVGTYDGLNQLAPGASHFRNYDLKGNYAPAPDNNLIGAIQPVSATADSLLWVGTETGLCLFDPTAGTYQHFNRHNAGFSNDVVKSILVAADQRLWLGTDFGLNLFDPRTRTTTTYFHQPQVPHSLPSNVVWQFFEDRGGVRWLATSNGVSRLKPARIAYTFHEVTAEQDGQTIGNQVRDVLVARDGAKWLATLHGVIRIDPTTGARRWFRSTDPGPTRLLLDNAFTLAEDDRGRIWIGTAGGINLWNEATQRMETLTACMQNGLNSNYIGKILRSPEGSFWVVAWDGGLFRVSGTEGAAADMRFRQVDEVAAERSVAGDDALWSIQYNQLFRIDWTTGQKQRIETFAGHARGQEIQSLCRSRTGVLWATTQRGLLEYRPTSDQAVFHPLVMGNAGTLANLLEDDEGNLWGTTPQYLLKYQVTTGALRTFPLEKELPLTSFYNGCATRSATGEFLLGGDNGYLSFFPEALAPDPYRPPVHLTSLQINNQAVATGEKVDGKALLHHDISFTDALHLDYGQRSLAFEFAALDYWQPALNTYAYRLEGFDDDWHYTTGAKNFAVYANLTPGTYTLAVKGTNNFGLWSDQVATLRIHIRPPLLLSPGFLVGYVVLILGAAFAGLRLYTARMKLKNELHIARLERQHAEELVETKQRFFTNLSHELRTPISLILPPIRQVLKQGKLDEASSGLMALAEKNAQRLLRVVNQILDVRKLENDVLPLRVTPFDLVEFCRELTTLFADRAARKQIRFAFRTDLDTCEVWADTEKVETVIYNLLSNAFKFTPDGGSVTLALQRLHDDAYPHDAVSLVVQDTGMGISADEQRRIFERFYQTPAAKAKEPGSGIGLTLVAEYIRLHHGRISVESALQQGSRFTVVLPLGNAHFPVDLWQEEPALELWATKTPLPVPYRYELASDKPLVLIVEDNPQMVDFIRLSLRHKYHFLVAENGEEGLAKATQFSPDVIVSDSMMPVMDGLLFCRKLKESPQMRHIPFLFLTAKSLPTHVLEGIQTGADLYLTKPVDMDLLEAHLDQMIARQQEMLHYFKNEVLLQPAAPSATETVDEKFIKKIMQALEAHLDDPAFSVEVLASEVGLSTTHLYRKLKSLTDLSGNQLIRKYRLRKASLLLSGQAGNVSEAMYATGFTSLSYFSKCFKAEFGLTPKEFQQQAAAPEATEIDAALFSKVRL encoded by the coding sequence ATGGTACGCATCATCCTAGGGGTTGTCCTCTGGGCAGGGCTCGGAATCGGAGGAGGCCAGCTCGGGGCGCAGACGCTGTATTTTTCGACCCTGTCGGTTCGCGACGGGCTGCCCGCGCCGCAGACGACCGCCATTGTGCAGGACGCGTATGGCTTCCTGTGGCTGGGCACAAGCCAAGGCCTGGCCCGCTACGACGGCTACCGCTTTCAGGCCTTCCCGCGCGGCGATTCCATGAGTTTCCCGGCTTCGCTGGGCATCAACGCGCTGGTGGCCGCTGGCGATACCCTTTGGATCGGTACCTGGAAAGGGCTGTACAAGATGAGTGTGGTGACGTTTCAGACCACCCGTGTGGACGTGGGGGCAGAAAATACGATCCGCTGCCTGTACCAGGATCGGCAGGGCGACGTCTGGGTCGGCAGTTCCGGCGGCCTGTGGCACTTTCCCCGCCACGGTGGCGCGGGGCAACATTTCACCCAGCACAACAGCCGATTGAGTCACAACACCGTACGTGCCCTCTACCAGGATCGTACCGGGACGCTCTGGGTCGGTACGTACGACGGCCTGAACCAGCTTGCGCCGGGCGCGTCCCATTTCCGGAACTACGACCTGAAAGGCAACTATGCACCTGCGCCGGACAACAACCTGATCGGGGCCATCCAGCCGGTTTCCGCCACGGCCGACTCGCTGCTGTGGGTGGGCACCGAAACGGGGCTGTGTCTGTTTGATCCAACTGCCGGCACGTACCAGCACTTCAACCGGCATAATGCAGGTTTCAGCAACGACGTCGTGAAGTCCATCCTGGTGGCGGCAGACCAGCGCCTCTGGCTGGGGACCGATTTCGGCCTGAACCTGTTCGATCCACGGACCCGTACCACCACGACGTATTTTCACCAGCCGCAGGTGCCGCATTCGTTGCCGAGCAATGTGGTGTGGCAGTTTTTTGAAGACCGGGGCGGGGTGCGCTGGCTGGCGACTTCCAACGGTGTCAGTCGCCTGAAACCCGCACGCATCGCCTACACCTTTCACGAAGTCACGGCCGAACAGGACGGGCAGACTATCGGCAATCAGGTGCGCGATGTGCTGGTGGCACGCGACGGGGCGAAGTGGCTCGCGACGCTTCACGGGGTGATCCGCATCGACCCGACGACCGGCGCGCGGCGGTGGTTCCGCAGCACCGACCCGGGTCCGACCCGTCTGCTGCTGGACAACGCATTTACGCTGGCCGAAGACGACCGCGGGCGGATCTGGATCGGTACGGCGGGGGGCATCAACCTCTGGAACGAGGCGACGCAACGCATGGAGACGCTGACGGCCTGCATGCAAAACGGCTTGAATTCCAATTACATCGGGAAAATCCTGCGCAGCCCGGAGGGAAGCTTCTGGGTGGTGGCGTGGGACGGGGGCCTGTTTCGGGTGAGTGGAACCGAAGGGGCCGCCGCAGACATGCGCTTTCGCCAGGTCGACGAAGTTGCGGCCGAACGGAGTGTCGCGGGCGACGACGCCCTGTGGTCGATTCAATACAACCAGCTTTTTCGCATCGATTGGACGACCGGCCAGAAACAACGCATTGAAACCTTTGCCGGACATGCCCGCGGGCAGGAGATCCAATCGCTGTGCCGTTCCCGCACCGGTGTGCTCTGGGCCACCACGCAGCGCGGGCTGCTGGAGTACCGACCCACTTCCGATCAGGCCGTTTTCCATCCGCTCGTGATGGGCAATGCCGGTACGCTGGCGAACCTGCTGGAAGACGACGAAGGTAACCTGTGGGGCACTACGCCGCAGTACCTGCTGAAATACCAGGTAACCACCGGCGCTTTGCGCACGTTTCCGCTCGAAAAAGAACTACCGCTCACCAGCTTCTACAACGGATGCGCCACCCGTAGTGCCACCGGCGAGTTTCTGCTGGGCGGCGACAATGGCTACTTGTCCTTCTTTCCGGAGGCGCTGGCCCCCGATCCGTACCGCCCGCCGGTCCACCTCACTTCCCTGCAAATCAACAACCAGGCGGTAGCCACTGGCGAAAAAGTCGACGGGAAGGCGTTGCTGCACCACGACATTTCGTTCACCGACGCCCTGCACCTGGACTACGGCCAACGTTCGCTGGCCTTCGAATTTGCGGCCCTCGATTACTGGCAACCTGCGTTGAACACCTACGCGTACCGCCTGGAAGGCTTCGACGACGACTGGCACTATACCACCGGCGCCAAAAACTTTGCTGTCTACGCCAACCTGACGCCCGGTACATATACGCTGGCGGTGAAGGGAACCAACAATTTTGGGCTCTGGAGCGATCAGGTGGCGACCCTGCGCATCCACATCCGGCCACCGCTGCTGCTGAGTCCCGGTTTTCTGGTGGGGTACGTGGTGCTGATATTGGGGGCGGCGTTTGCCGGATTGCGACTCTACACAGCACGAATGAAGCTCAAAAATGAGTTGCACATTGCACGCCTGGAGCGGCAACACGCCGAAGAACTGGTCGAAACCAAACAACGCTTTTTTACCAACCTATCGCACGAACTGCGCACCCCCATCAGCCTGATCTTGCCGCCCATCCGGCAGGTGCTGAAGCAGGGGAAGCTGGACGAAGCGAGCAGTGGCCTTATGGCCCTGGCCGAGAAAAACGCACAGCGGTTGTTGCGGGTGGTGAACCAGATCCTCGACGTCCGCAAACTCGAAAACGACGTGTTGCCGCTGCGCGTAACGCCGTTCGATCTGGTCGAATTCTGCCGGGAGTTGACGACCCTGTTTGCCGACCGGGCGGCCCGTAAACAAATCCGGTTTGCTTTTCGGACCGACCTGGACACCTGCGAAGTATGGGCCGATACCGAAAAGGTCGAGACGGTGATTTACAACCTTTTGTCCAATGCGTTCAAGTTTACGCCCGATGGTGGGAGCGTAACGTTGGCCCTGCAACGTCTGCACGACGACGCCTATCCGCACGACGCGGTGTCGCTGGTTGTGCAGGACACCGGCATGGGCATTTCGGCGGACGAACAGCGCCGGATTTTCGAGCGCTTCTACCAGACGCCTGCGGCCAAAGCCAAGGAGCCGGGGTCCGGCATCGGCCTGACCCTGGTGGCCGAATACATCCGGTTGCACCACGGCCGCATCTCGGTCGAAAGTGCGTTGCAACAGGGCAGTCGCTTTACGGTCGTGTTGCCGCTGGGGAACGCCCACTTCCCGGTCGATCTGTGGCAGGAAGAGCCCGCGCTGGAACTATGGGCTACCAAAACCCCGCTGCCGGTGCCGTACCGGTACGAGTTGGCGTCGGACAAGCCCCTGGTGCTGATTGTAGAAGATAACCCACAAATGGTCGACTTTATCCGCCTCAGCCTCCGGCACAAGTACCATTTCCTCGTCGCCGAAAACGGCGAAGAAGGACTGGCGAAGGCCACTCAGTTTTCGCCCGATGTCATCGTCAGCGACAGCATGATGCCGGTGATGGACGGACTGCTCTTTTGCCGGAAACTCAAAGAATCGCCGCAGATGCGCCACATCCCGTTTCTCTTTCTGACGGCCAAAAGCCTGCCGACGCACGTACTGGAAGGCATTCAGACGGGGGCCGACCTGTACCTGACCAAGCCGGTGGACATGGACCTGCTGGAAGCCCATCTCGATCAGATGATCGCCCGGCAGCAGGAAATGCTTCACTACTTCAAAAATGAAGTGTTATTGCAACCGGCCGCGCCGTCTGCCACCGAGACCGTCGACGAGAAGTTCATCAAGAAGATCATGCAGGCGCTGGAGGCCCATCTCGACGATCCCGCCTTCAGTGTGGAGGTACTGGCTAGTGAAGTAGGGCTGAGTACTACCCACTTGTACCGGAAACTCAAGTCGTTAACCGACCTGTCGGGCAATCAGTTGATCCGGAAATACCGCCTGCGCAAAGCCTCGCTGTTGCTGAGCGGGCAGGCCGGCAACGTATCGGAAGCGATGTATGCCACCGGCTTCACGAGTCTTTCCTATTTCTCCAAATGCTTTAAAGCGGAGTTCGGCCTCACTCCCAAAGAGTTCCAGCAGCAGGCCGCTGCCCCCGAAGCGACGGAAATCGACGCGGCCCTGTTCTCGAAAGTGCGGTTGTAG
- a CDS encoding SusC/RagA family TonB-linked outer membrane protein produces the protein MKTHLHSLLQLFALVALLCTGDVLRAQSVAVTGRVLDANGEGIPGVNILEQGSNNGTITDVEGHFSLNVNANATLVLSAVGYLAQEIALAGRATLDVTLQEDVKALEEVVVVGYGTTTRQNITTSVAKVDPKNIPTPANNSIPELLFGRAAGLQVTQQSSEPGGNINLSIRGRGNPLVVVDGVVFPYSGLEPDNGGLELQGVQRGGLAGLNPNDIESIEVLKDASAAIYGVNAANGVILITTKKGKAGRMNVNYSGSRSLVTNLPYLEPLNAQEYMRNYNQFTLDKYLADNQMQPFGPNAATGFQPKYSETDIQNAGEGTDWLGEVLRNGSIDNHTLGITGGSERATYYFSGSYFNQVGTMKNSDLTRYNGRLNVAFQLNKRLTFNTSVNASRNYYGNSTAGWQTGNAGTQSFGALQAALAYPSSVPVRDADGNFTQFAVIGNPVSLLNINDQTMFTGLLANLSLDVDIIPGMLTGKVLYGNNSENSVRDFFIPSTVFWGQLFRARGSLNEARRQNQTMEATLSFKKSLGAIASVDAVGGVGQYIEDGTGFGIEASDMLDVINTTNLASATGPKTTTSYKYFEKKRSFFGRASFDVLDRYLLTLTYRYDGYDKFFPNQKYAGFPSASVGWKLSNESFLKNNTTLNLLKLRASMGTTGNTIGSVAYGVFVPDPNIIVFNNGGVVYTPYYQTALDQPNLKWQKTVNSNIGLDFGLFRDRISGSLDWFHDDITNLLNANANTPQLSYISSVPRNGGRTIRQGVELAVSTANVRSDVFEWNSTLNISHYYYHWVRRFENNDLQPYVQVDDPVNAIYVFETDGILQPNQEIPEWQPEGARMAGAPRFVDRNGDNTLDYQDVVRYNADPRFILGFGNSFRYRNFDLNVFLYGQRGATGWNYTSIWADPNNLISGNQSGTDALGRVWSTANPDGTWPGVSYNETTLGLPASVDTRLARRDFLRCRNLTLGYNVDPGSERKYFQSLRVYVDVQNAFLITKYEGADPETQAANVKGGPAPYPMARTYSLGVKASF, from the coding sequence ATGAAAACACACTTACATTCTCTGTTACAACTCTTCGCGCTGGTGGCCCTGTTGTGTACCGGCGATGTGCTCCGGGCCCAGTCCGTGGCGGTCACGGGCCGCGTGCTCGATGCCAACGGCGAAGGCATTCCCGGGGTGAACATCCTGGAACAAGGCTCCAACAACGGCACCATCACCGACGTGGAAGGCCACTTTTCGCTCAACGTGAACGCCAACGCTACGCTGGTGCTGAGCGCGGTAGGCTACCTGGCGCAGGAAATTGCGCTGGCAGGCCGCGCTACCCTGGACGTTACCTTGCAGGAAGACGTAAAAGCGCTTGAAGAAGTCGTGGTGGTCGGCTACGGTACCACAACCCGCCAGAACATCACAACGTCGGTCGCCAAAGTCGATCCCAAGAACATTCCTACCCCGGCCAACAACTCCATCCCCGAACTGCTGTTCGGGCGGGCGGCCGGTTTGCAGGTCACGCAGCAAAGCTCCGAACCCGGCGGGAACATCAACCTCTCGATCCGCGGTCGCGGCAATCCGCTCGTGGTGGTCGACGGCGTCGTGTTTCCTTATTCCGGACTGGAACCCGACAACGGCGGGCTCGAACTCCAGGGCGTGCAGCGGGGCGGTCTGGCGGGCCTCAACCCGAACGACATCGAATCGATCGAAGTCCTGAAAGACGCTTCGGCGGCGATTTATGGCGTCAATGCGGCCAACGGGGTCATCCTGATCACGACCAAAAAAGGGAAAGCCGGCCGGATGAACGTGAACTACTCAGGCAGCCGGTCGCTAGTCACGAACCTGCCTTACCTGGAGCCGCTGAACGCACAGGAGTACATGCGGAACTACAATCAGTTTACCCTCGACAAGTACCTGGCCGACAACCAGATGCAACCCTTCGGGCCTAATGCGGCCACAGGTTTCCAGCCCAAATATTCTGAAACGGACATTCAGAACGCCGGCGAAGGAACCGACTGGCTGGGGGAAGTGCTGCGCAACGGCAGCATCGACAACCACACGCTCGGCATTACGGGCGGCTCCGAACGCGCTACCTATTACTTCTCGGGCAGCTATTTTAATCAGGTGGGGACGATGAAAAACTCGGACCTGACGCGTTACAACGGGCGGCTCAACGTAGCCTTCCAACTCAACAAGCGGCTCACGTTCAACACCAGCGTCAACGCCAGCCGCAACTACTACGGCAACTCGACGGCGGGCTGGCAGACCGGCAACGCGGGCACACAAAGCTTCGGCGCGTTGCAAGCGGCGCTGGCGTACCCAAGTTCGGTCCCGGTGCGCGACGCGGACGGCAATTTCACGCAATTTGCCGTGATCGGCAACCCGGTTTCACTGCTCAACATCAACGACCAGACGATGTTTACGGGCCTGCTGGCCAATTTGTCGCTGGACGTAGACATCATTCCCGGCATGCTGACGGGAAAAGTACTTTACGGCAACAACAGCGAAAACTCGGTTCGCGACTTCTTTATTCCGTCCACAGTGTTCTGGGGGCAACTGTTCCGCGCCCGTGGCTCGCTGAACGAAGCCCGACGTCAAAACCAGACGATGGAAGCGACGTTGTCCTTCAAGAAATCGCTCGGGGCCATTGCCTCGGTCGATGCCGTGGGCGGTGTGGGGCAATACATCGAAGACGGGACGGGCTTTGGCATTGAGGCGTCCGACATGCTGGACGTGATCAACACCACGAATCTGGCGTCGGCTACGGGTCCTAAAACCACCACGTCGTACAAGTATTTCGAGAAGAAACGGTCGTTTTTCGGGCGGGCCTCGTTCGACGTGCTGGACCGGTATCTGCTGACGCTCACTTACCGTTACGACGGCTACGACAAGTTTTTCCCGAACCAGAAATACGCCGGTTTTCCGTCGGCTTCGGTCGGCTGGAAACTTTCGAACGAATCGTTCCTGAAAAACAATACGACGCTCAACCTGCTGAAACTGCGGGCCAGCATGGGCACCACCGGCAACACCATCGGCTCGGTGGCGTACGGTGTGTTTGTGCCCGACCCCAACATCATCGTCTTCAACAACGGCGGCGTTGTCTACACACCCTATTACCAGACGGCCCTGGACCAACCCAACCTGAAGTGGCAGAAAACGGTCAACTCCAACATCGGACTCGACTTCGGGCTGTTCCGGGATCGGATCTCAGGCTCGCTCGACTGGTTCCACGACGACATCACGAACCTGCTGAACGCCAACGCCAACACGCCACAGCTTTCTTACATTTCGTCTGTGCCGCGCAACGGGGGGCGCACCATCCGACAGGGGGTGGAACTGGCCGTCAGCACGGCCAACGTACGGAGCGACGTGTTCGAGTGGAACAGCACGCTCAACATCTCGCACTACTACTACCACTGGGTACGGCGGTTCGAGAACAACGACCTGCAACCGTATGTGCAGGTGGACGATCCGGTCAATGCCATCTACGTGTTTGAGACCGACGGCATTTTGCAACCCAACCAGGAAATACCCGAATGGCAGCCCGAAGGTGCGCGGATGGCCGGTGCCCCGCGGTTTGTCGACCGCAACGGCGACAACACCCTCGACTACCAGGACGTGGTGCGTTACAACGCCGATCCACGGTTCATCCTCGGGTTCGGCAACTCGTTCCGCTACCGGAACTTTGACCTGAACGTGTTTCTGTACGGACAGCGCGGCGCCACCGGCTGGAACTACACCAGCATCTGGGCCGATCCCAACAACCTGATTTCGGGTAACCAGAGCGGTACCGACGCCCTGGGACGCGTGTGGAGCACCGCCAACCCGGACGGCACCTGGCCGGGCGTCAGCTACAACGAAACCACCCTGGGACTGCCCGCCAGTGTCGACACGCGCCTGGCACGCCGGGACTTTCTGCGCTGCCGCAACCTCACGCTGGGGTACAACGTCGATCCGGGCAGTGAGCGGAAGTATTTCCAGAGCCTGCGCGTCTACGTCGATGTGCAGAACGCCTTCCTGATTACGAAGTACGAAGGCGCCGATCCGGAAACGCAGGCCGCGAACGTGAAGGGCGGCCCGGCCCCCTACCCGATGGCGCGTACGTATTCGCTGGGCGTAAAAGCCAGCTTCTGA